In the genome of Lathyrus oleraceus cultivar Zhongwan6 chromosome 4, CAAS_Psat_ZW6_1.0, whole genome shotgun sequence, the window TTCACCGTCAATAAAAAACCACGTCCATCTTCTTCAGCTCATCCTCGTCGGAATTCACATCGGAGGTATTTAGTTTTTCTCATCGGTTCGGCATAAATTCGCCACCGGATTGTGGAGTTGTTCTTAGAAATCATGAACCCTAAGCTAGTTGTTTGAGTTAACGTGAATCCACCGTGTGATTTCGCCCGTGAGAGTTTAGTTTCTTGGAAGGACGTCCTCGATTCGGACGGATTTTAAAGAGTTAAGGGAAACTATTTCCGTGCGTAGGTTCGGTTTGGAATTTCGCTGTATTGACATGGTTTTGGTGGTGATAGGAGCTCCGCCGTCGCCAACGATGAGCTCCGCCGTCGCCAGCGATGAGCTCCGGCGTGGCGGAGTCGTTTAAACACACGCTGCTTCTATTTTTCTCGGAGACATTTTGTTCACAGGAAGACGAAGAAGGGATATACATCCCGTTGATGCAGCCTTGGGTTTAGTTGGGCCTTAGGCCCGAACCTTCAATATTTCCACACTCCTTTCGCTATTCATACCCCCTCAGTGTAGGCTTAGCCTTTAGGCCCAGTCTGCTGCATTTCTGAACAATCCATGACTTGGTTTTTACAATAGTTAAGGTTAACTAGTAATTAGGATAACTAGTAATTAGGATTAGTTAGTAGTTATTAGGTTAGTAGTATTAGAGATTAATTTTAGGATTaattatgaaaatattaaaaattgattttagAATTAGTTAATTAGAATATTAGAACAATTAGAAATAATTTTAGGATTTAGAATATTTTAGAATTAAATAACAATTTTAGAATTTTAACTAGAATTAGAAATAAATTTAGAAGTAGAAATATTCTTAGAAATAATAGTAAATTAGTTTAGGATTTAATTGTTTTAAATAGAACTTACTTAAAAGATTAACCAAATGGTGAAATGACGATTGTACCCCTAGACTTAGAAATAGGATAATTTTGCATGCTTTCTAGTTTAGGACACAATTAcacacacatggctttctcttgggctacctgacaatgagaTCTTTTATTTCTTGCAATCCtttgtactttacatgtacccccaTCCCCTTTCCGATGTACgcatttacttgctttcttttaTTGTTTGATTAGGTTAtccttaggcattaggaacgTTCACCATTTCGCAACcaataatcaaacccttgatccaacgtcaagtggtcCTTTTCTTAAGTCAAAAAACActaaacaaacccttgatccaacgtcaagcggtcttttctaaatcaaattcaaaaatacaataaatgtcgattaggatcgtacgtcacgagccttaagtgataaagaagggatgagatTGGAGCTTTTCTACACTCATTCTGAGTGCTTCGAACACAAGAAGTTTGGCTTGACCGTTTGAGGTgttcacctttatccatagtctttagtacaatccgaaatcaataacactttatcaaaaacataaaaaacaactcaacacattcaaaccttttgtttgagccttagggcgacaccattcgaaaacccttcttcaaggtaataaaatcaacaaaacaaacacaaacaatttcaaaaccacgaactacgaacgctctgatttctcacttcaacaagtgggcatacgtaggcacgaggatccattccttggcgagcacactaacttaaaaTCTACCTCCATCTCCGCAAATCTTTGGCAAGCAAGCATTTCGATAAATAATACACACTtaagcgcaaacatcctagatggttcccatggagtaccatggatgtgaggggtgctaataacttccccttgcataaccgacttccggacctgttcgtggttgcgatgaccatactttggggttttctcaatattttcccattcctttggaataaataaaaatcgatggcgactctgtatttttcgcgtagcgacagctggcgactctgctggggagaccTCCCTAATCAAGTCAAGCCTAATCTAGGTTTCTTCCTCGCATGTGTGTATGCTTATCCTTTGGATATTGCTTGTTTTATTTATCGCCTTTTGCTTTAAACTTTATGATCTAACATGTGGATTCCATGATTCTAGGATACCAAGTGGATGGCAACTCCGATTGCAAGTAACCTTGTGGGAGagactctctacccgagtctagagtgtaaatttgagataggagaggttgagtagtatgggccaccgagaagcttttctcgtaaAGGTCGACACGAGAACCTcgcttagagtagattcttttggAGACGTTGACGACCGTCAAGCTTTTGGCATAAGCGATCAATGTCTTCATTGGGATCCATGACTCTAAATACCTTTGTAGAACATTAAACCTATGACCTATTAAGATCGATGGTCGCATAATGCGggtccccgagaagcttttctcgtgtGGGTCGGCATGAAGATCTCACTCAAAGTAGATCTTCTTGATGGAGTTAACGACCGGCAAGCTTTTGCTGTAAGCGGCAAACAGTCAAGGAGGTCCGTGACTTTGAGACTCTTGTCTAGAACCCGATGTCAATGGTCGCGTGGTGCGGGCCCTcgagaagcttttctcgtgtgggtcgatacgaagatctcaccCAGAAGAGGCTCATTTGAGGGAGTTGACGACCGGCAAGCTTTTGCCGTAAGCAACAAACAACCAAATGAATCAATGATTCTGGGGTCCCTATCTAACCCTAGACTACAACCGGTGAGATCCCCATTAGGGAAAGCAATCAGAGCTATCCTCCATTTGTATCTCGAACCCGTGATACCATGCcaacttgtgtgtccggcttgTGAGAACCATGCTTGTGTATCATTCATTCAGTCActcatgcattcatgcatcataaaaaaaaatcaaatacaATACTCATGCATCATTCTGCATGTCatcaaacaaaagccaaaaaaCCTACCATTCTACCCTTCTATCCAGAATCATCCACAGTCAAGCTGACTTCCCGACATTCATACTACACGCGCAACAATCAAAGATTGCTCATGGATCAGTTAGAGCAGAATCAAGCTACTATGAGGGAGGATATGACCACTGTGAAGGCTCAAATGGGTCAACTTGTTGAAGCCCTACAAGATCTGGCTAGGGGACAAGAGGAAATGCGTCAGGCTAATCTGAGAGCCTCTAATGCCAACCCTGCTGTTGTGACTATACCGGTGAATCCACCAGGAGGAGCTGGGACGCCTGCTGTAACTCAGCCACCTCCCAAAAGAGGTCCAGTATACCAGAATGCTAACCATACATTCAATATCCCCGCCAATAGGAGATTCCAGCCTGAGATTGACGAGCAGCAGGACGCTTTCTTCACTACAAAGGCTGACTCAGTTTATGAAGCTTTTTGTCTTTCTCCTACTGACATCGAAAGGAGATTTCAGATGATGGAGGAGAGATTCAAGGCGATGCAAGGTCCTGATACCTTTGGGTTGGATGCTGCCGACATGTGCCTAGTGCCAGACATGAAAATTCCTCCCAAGTTCAAAGTCCCGAGCTTTGAAAAGTATCAAGGGATCACTTGTCTAAAGACTCGCATTCGAGCTTTCTGCAGAAAGATGGCAGCTCATTCTAGTGACGAGAAACTCTTAATGcactttttccaagatagtcttAGTGGAGCTTCTCTGGAATGGTATATGCAGCTCGAGCGCACGCATATACGAACCTGGAGGGAACTTGCTGAATCCTTCTTGAAGCATTATCAGTATAACTCAGACATGGCAGAagttaccctaaaaagtctcttatgagcttttcccctaTAGAGCATTTCTAGTATATTTCCTCCAAAGGGAGTCTTTTTAAAAGaattcccccaacagacgaatatttgagatactgcttcatttatctaaagaatctcatttttactgtttgacatactgcttcatcaatatgaagagtctcatttcagattttttttagagatattgctctaatatcttagagagtcttagattcaattaaggtatctatcccttgctggaatatcttaattctatcagataagatgctgtttcgactcgatacagagaatttcatttttactgtttgagatactgcttcatcaatatgaagagtctcatttcagatttttttagagatactgctctaatatcctcggagagtcttagattcagttaaggtatctttcccttgctggaatatcttgattctatcagataagatgctaTTTTGACTCGATACAGggaatctcatttttactgttcGAGATAgtgcttcatcaatatgaagagtctcatttcaattattttttagatactgctctagtatcctcgaagagtcttagattcaattaaggtatcattccctttttcggaatatcttaattttgtcgtataagatgctgcttcgattcaatacagagaatctcattttactgcTTGAGATGCTGCgtcatcaatatgaagaatctcatttcaatttttttagagatactgctctaatatcctcggagagtcttagatttaattaaggtatctttcccttgctggaatatcttaattctatcagataagatgctgcttcgactcaatacagagaatctcatttttactgtttgagatactacttcatcaatatgaagagtctcatttcagattttttttagagatactgttctaatatcctcggagagtcttagattcaattaaggtatctttcccttgctagaacatcttaattctatcatataagatggtacttcgactcgatacagagaatctcacttttactgttgagatgctgcttcatcaatatgaagagtctcgtgccagattttctttatactgctctagcatcctggaaaagtcttgagatttagctagggatgtcattccaatactaacatatctcgactatgacatccaagatactgttctgacaACTCCCAGAAAGTCTTAGTTGTTCAGTTTTACTTTAAGATAATGTCTCTTActatttctcactgcattttcttcttgtattttcttccttgcatttcctAGGACAAATTTTGGGTCTttcttgtatttaattatctcccaccgcGAATGTATGAAGACTCCTTTCATTCTTACCTTCCGATTCAAGGTAAttaaacaggggcagctgtcataccccaattttgtccgggtaagAAAAATCTTTCACCAATATTCACCACCAGATGTTATAAGGCATAAACTCTATCGTAGGGTTTCTCAGTCCTAAACTACTCCAAACTCCCCATCATTTCTAAAGACACATTCAATACTCACATGATTATTCTAAGTAAAACCCTCAGTGACATCAAATTTTCAACAAATCTTTCAGTAGCATTTCATCTGTTAAGATCCTTGTACATGACTCAAGAAAACATCTGTTGCGTTTGTCTCTTATTGTTGTTACTAAAGCATGGGATGGTATGCACATTTTGGGACTTATTGGTTAACAAGGcccattttggtttatccatAAGATCTTTTGGTTTAAAAAAAAGGCTCATTCCCATCAACATGTCCATAATTAATATTGCAAGTCCAAAGTGTGGTTCAAATCTcttttacattactaatccaaagtccattttcttattagtaagtattaagagccatgttaTTTTTTTATGATCACTTGTTATTAGCCCATTTTCACATCCCAAATATATGTGCCAAATTTTAAAGTCCTTCATAGGTCCCTAAATAAAATTTGTGTTTTAAGCATGTATGTGTTGGTTTTAAATTAAGTCACCATATTTAGACTCATTGTGCCAAGATCCTTTGTTAATTTTGTGATTGGAGTTTAGCTTTCCATGTTTATTATGTGCGTTTCATCTTGTTCTTTTAATTACATGTTTATCTAGCCAATATTAAATGTGCTAAGGGTAACCAAGTTGAATGTTCATTCTTATATTTATGGTGGTCCAAACAAGTTTCTAAATGAAATATTAAGATAAAGTTTGAATATTTAAGAATTGATTACACAAATAAACTTTAAGATAGAACCATGCATATATTACAAACAGTCCAAAAAGCACTAAACACAATTATCCAAAATACAAAACGTTACATCAAAGTGAAATTGAATAATTAAATTTTGTGCTGCACATTCAGCAGTTGAAGGCAAAGCCTTTGAAACACCAGTTGCCAACACCATCCTTTAGGCCGAACCACCCTTTGGAGTGAAACGCCCTAAAATCCAACCTCCTCCTAAAGCTGGTGCAACCAATCTTCTCCTCAATTAGGGTCACTTTCTTGTGTGACCTGCAAAGAAATCAACTTAAGTCAAAAGCCTTGTCATAAGAACTTAAAAAGCTGGAAAATAATTAATGAATTGGATAGGTTAACGCTTTGCACAAAGGACCACCATGAACACCCAAAAGTGTATTCTCTACAGACAAACAAATTCATGTAATCAATCCACAAAACCAAAATCCCACAAAATCTGGGATGAGCTAAAGATTTCCTGACAGAGTTTATCATAGGGTTCGATAGCTCCTCATAGGGAGGATCAACTGGACAATTTCATTATTTAGTACCCAGAGAACATTGAGTAAAAAAGACAGCGTTAATTTCTGCAAGAAATCCAGATAACCTTGCCATCCACACAGCCATCGAAAACGAAAAAGATAGAAAGAACAAAAGAAGACAAAAAAGAATTAAAAGGGAATAAGGGACTTATCTAAGTCGTGACGGAAAAGCTCACGTCGGCAGCGACGTAACTCGAACCAAGTAGCTTTCCTCTCCCTTTTTGCTTAAATTCCGTACGCCATTTCATTCGCCGCTGTAAATGGAACAAAAACCCTTTGTTAATTTCTATAAATCACAATGATTTGTGGGTTTTAATTTTGAAATTAGGGTTAggttttttttgaattttttcctTACCAATTTTTGTGTTGAGTTTGTTAGTACTTGAGAGTCGTGGTTGATGATTGAGAGTTGAACGGAGATTTGAATCTCCGTCTGGGTAAGGGTATCGATCCGGTCGAAGGAGGAGCGTTTAGTTTAAACCGAGACCGAATTCGTGGTCTCCGGCCAAAAAGAGGGGGAGTTAGTGTTTGGAGTTTTGTTGTTTGAGCGTGGGTtcgccggagaagaaggtggcgtCGTCGTCGTTGGCCGGtaaccaccgtcttctccgatggAGCGTGGCTGGAGGTGGGAGTCGTCACTTACAGAGCGATTGAGCTCTGAAGTTAAGAGAGAGAATGGAGTCCACCAAATGAACTCACGTTCTCAGAAGCTAGGTTTAAGTACCCACGCTTGGCCCGGCCCATGCACGTCATGTGTCTTCCCTTTGGTGGGGCCACGTCTGTGCTTGACCTTGGTCAACCAGGCATTCCTGTGTGGACTCCCCCACAATCCCTTATCATGCATCGCTATCAAATCTCACCATTTCATTTGACCAAGTCATATCTATGGATCTGACGGTCAATAGCGTTCATTGGAGGTCAACAAAGTTGATCGGACTCAGCACCTCCTCCCTGTGATTTTGGGCCTCCGAATTGGGCTCAAAGACACTTTTGACTAATTAAACCCCCCTCGTTATTCTGTAATGCACCCAAATTTGGGCTTCtctcactttaagcccattttctttttcttttttgcttgattcatttattttctttatttcattatatatatatatatatatatatatatatatatatatatatatatatatatatatatatatatatatatatatatatatatatatatatatatataatagagTATTATTGctataaaaaataatatttttattttatttactcaacttttattttaatattttacTTGTTAATTGAAAATTAATCATTGTTTCAATTTGTAGAATTTGTTTGAGATATCATCTTGAATGTGCTTGATTAAACTCACTTGTGTAATTCCTAAGTTCGGTTGAACCATGATTTAAGTTATATTTTCATATTGACCTTCATCCCATAATCATTCTAATTGTTATATTAAATCATTTAAAAATTTCATACTTCTCGATTCAATGTCAATCCCATTTTCAACAccttttgtaagtcgatcgcttttaaagcatcgccatcaacctcacatggcttactcttgggctttcttacaatgagacctattcgattttaattaattgattagatgaattattcactaaataaattcaatcCATTCGTAAACATAAATTTtaaacctcgatccaacatcgagtattctttattaaaattaaattaaaatacctaatcacaattaaatactatttcatttagaaataaaaaaaggagatggttttgaattttcaactcctctcctcgatttATTTGAATATGAATTCttttactcggttagtcgaataatcgtcatttctaatccacttaagcacaaacaaatcaaatccttttataataagaaacgaaaagggagataactttgagtcttcaatttttctcctcaACTATTTGAATACAAGTCAGTTAAACACTCGTCATTTCGTTATAAACTTCTAAACCCTGATCAAATCGAATTATTTTTATAATAAGTTAAATGAAAAGGAAGACGACTTTGAATTTTTCAACTTCTCTCCCCATTTGTTTGAATACGAATTCTCTTACTCGGGcagtcaaacaattgtcattttttcacaaacatacaacttaatcaaattATTGTCATgacaaactatacgaaaaaggagatggttttgagttttcaactcatcttctcaaatgcttggatatgagttgttttactcagtcattcaagtacttgtcgtcattctaaaatacatcaaccatatacaactttattttcataaatactcagatgaaacagaaagcggtctagagtcttctattccctttcccggTTATTAGGGTACGAGTTGTCTTGctcgattatccgagtaatcgtcatctaacaaaaataccttaattattatcaaagcctttctataattaaggatgaaaaagaaagtggtctaaagttgtctattccctttctcgattgttaggatacgagttgtcttactcgactatccaagtaattgtcatccaaccaaaaatatctcaaccaatcaaaatatctcaaccaatcaaaacatccaacatattaatcccACTTGTCATCCTCGTGTGACCAAAattcttttcagaaagaacactgttaatcctttctatTGCACAtaacaaactaatgcttaagcctccgccgagagtagacaagccagcatttagcctttagaacgcgatctacacagtcgttcataaaaaacaccaaccaaccgtagttccccgaactacgaatgctctgatttccttattacaccataaggatacgtaggcaggagattgatgtatcttcgcgagcacactaataaaaaaacctcccctttTCCTTTCTGAGGTCCCCATCCATTTCTATTCTCAATACATTTATaactcgaagaaaacaaacaaacataaattaatactcaaatcgcaaaattgaactaaaaggttcccgttgagtacaacggacgtgaggggtgctaataccttccccttgcgtaatcaagTCCCGAACACGGATATGGTTGCAACGACCATTATTCTATTATtcaaaaggttttatcgatattttcctattccttcattgggataaataaagttcggtggcgactctattcgaaCTAAAAAAATTTCCGCGACAATCGCGAGGAATCAcattttttgagatgcgacatAGAGATGCATAGTTCAGTAGCTGCTATGAATCCTAATGTTATTAACACTGAGGAAACTATGGCATTCTAGATTCAAACCAACTTAGGAAATTCTTATGGAAAATCTAACTACTCAAAAGGCAAGACTCAAACGTTTATTAGTGCTCGAGGTCATAATCGTGTATGCAGTCATTGTGGAAGAACAAGTCATACTATGGAGACTTGTTTCATGAAGCATGGTTATACACCTGGATTTAAAGGGAAGAGTAAATTTCAGAATGCTGGCAATAGTGTTCAATCGGTTGCTGCAGTTAacactgaaggagaatagcgatccaaaacgcagcggaaattaaaatttttctcctttagtgatccttatgaatgggcatgatcagtgatagaatcgttacctcttgtggcgattgaaacctttgatgcagatctaaggagcgatcacgaacgttaaatggtgacaatgcctctacttAATCCATACGAACGTATTCCTTCAGTTTCGGTGCTAGCttctacgaatgaaggctttgagtgagagagaaagagagagagagagagagagagagagagagagagagagagagagagaaacgaaatttcatctaaacaaatgcttctgcacaagggttctatttatagaaccacttgtgtgggctttaagctaaaaagcccacttaagtgtatttggcccatatcttatgatatatCAAAATGACTTAAacgcgtggtaccttaccatatttcgtattctacttaagtgcatcgtaccttacgatgttctacaattcacttaaatgcattgtaccttacggtgttccttatttaccttatctctcatcaatctgttcttttgtgtatgaccctgtagattttcgcggcattggcaattatattaaataacatatttaacataataaacagtgagcggtatctagcaatacatcactgctacccaagagacgaaaatgtcatgtgatctgacaaatccttttgtaATAATACTTGTctgtacaattacccttttgcccttatgtttatattgaacacaaggcataaaccatggcatccttgtccaattcaatattgggcccttagacatttatcatgttacgcatgacgggaaaattccatctaggtcactcatgtccctcaacatgcttcgtggagtacccatcaactatctttatggtcatccagttacgggtaacgtttgatcaacaataaagcagtcgactctacatctagggtccatagtggtttcaggtcgaagggtggtatacaccactatcaccatgatattaacttatgacactttgcataacattttatatagtattctcatagcgggtcaatccagtataaatattactcctaatattcatacctatgtttaag includes:
- the LOC127136144 gene encoding uncharacterized protein LOC127136144; amino-acid sequence: MDQLEQNQATMREDMTTVKAQMGQLVEALQDLARGQEEMRQANLRASNANPAVVTIPVNPPGGAGTPAVTQPPPKRGPVYQNANHTFNIPANRRFQPEIDEQQDAFFTTKADSVYEAFCLSPTDIERRFQMMEERFKAMQGPDTFGLDAADMCLVPDMKIPPKFKVPSFEKYQGITCLKTRIRAFCRKMAAHSSDEKLLMHFFQDSLSGASLEWYMQLERTHIRTWRELAESFLKHYQYNSDMAEVTLKSLL